The sequence AGTATTAGAGCATTTCAAAAACCTGTTGCCGCGCTTGCTTGGTCCTTTGAACAGGTCGCTGCGTTGCGAAGCCTCGACGTGCTTCAGCACGCCTTCTGCTCCGCAGCCTTGCGCTGCTGTCCAAATGACTGAGCGCAGAACGCGGCCACTTGCTCTTGAACTGCTCTAGGGGTAGGGGTGCCTGCTGGGAAGCGGTACCCCTTTTTCGTCGCCAAATCGGCAGGCCGGCCAAGGTGGCACCCGCTCCGGGGTGCTTCGGTTTTTATGCTCTACCGGAAGTCGTCGCTGAAGCTCCGACATCCGGCTATGTCGCTGGCATCCTGCGGATGCTCTGCGTCTTCGCGGGAAGAGGTTCCCCTGCATCCCGCTTGGGATGCCAGCAGCTAGCCGTGATGTCGCCATAGGCGACTTCCGGTAATCGTTCCCCCGCGAAAAGCACCCTTTGGGTGCCACCCCCTTCCTTGCCCTGATGCTTACACCCTCACCGGCGCGACGGCCCGTTGAGCGCTCCAGAAGATGATGCCGCCCGAGACGATGAGCAGCAGCAGGGCGAAGGGCAGGCCGATCAATCCGCTGAGGCTGGCGATGATGGGCGGCCCGATCAGAAAGCCCCCGAACCCCATTGTCGTGACCGTCGCGATGCCCGGGCCCGCCCCGGCGATGGGATCCTTCCCGGCGGCGCTGAAGAGTACCGGCACGAGGTTGGACACACCCAGCCCGGCGCTGATGATGCCAAGCACGATCCCCACCGGGCTGCCGAAGGCCACGCCCGCGACGACTGCCGCCGTGATGCCCAGCGCGATCAACGACCCACCGAGTCGCAAGACGTTGACCGGGCCCAGGCGGTCGATCGCCCAGTCTCCCGTAAAGCGCCCGATCGTCATGGCCAGCGCGAAGGAGGTAAAGCCCAGCGCCGAGGCCGCCGTCGACACCTCACCCGCTTCGCGCAGGTAGACGGAGGCCCAGTCGGCCATCACCCCCTCCGAGAACAGGGCGAGCATGGCCAGCAGGCCCAGCGTACGCAGGTGTGGGCTGTCGCGCAGGGCCTTCAGCACGTTGCTCTTGGGCGCGTCGCTGGCGTGGTTGTGGCGGTCGTCGACCAGGCCGGTGTGCGCCGCAAACCCCATCCCCACGAGCAGGAAGCTGGTGAAGATCAGGAACGGGATGATCAGCGCCTCCTGCCGCGAAATGAGCACCACCAGCCCGCCGCCCGTGAGGCCTCCAAGGCTCCAGCAGGCCTGGCAAAAGGCGTTGACCGGACGCTGCCGGGCTTGTTCCAGCAACACCGCTTGCGTATTGACGGCCACGTCGAGCAGGCCCTTGCTCGCGCCAAAGCTGAAGGCCGCGAGGGTGAACAGCAGCGATACCTGTGCCCACGACGACCATGTGATCGCGCCCAGCGCCAGCGCAAACAGGACCGAGGCAGGAGCCCCGAGCGTCGCGCTGCCCCGGTGGGCGACATAGCTGCCCGCCAGCGGCATGCTGATGATCGCACCGAGCACCAGGGCGAGCAGTGGCACCCCCAGCTCTGGGTGGCTCAGGCCCAGTTGCTCCTGAAAATGCGGGATGAAGCCCGCCCATACGCCGAAGCCCAAGCCGTTGACGGCGAAGAGCACGGCGACGGGCCAGCGAGGCTGGAGCGCGGCGGTAGAGCGAATGGGCTTGGCGGCTAAGAGCATGGCAGAAACGCGAACAAACAGGCAAAAACGTGCAGGATCAAGCGTGATCGCAGGCAAATTCGCAGTTTCAGGCAGGATTGTGCATTGCCAAGCGCGCCCTTACGCCTCCACTATACCGCCACCTCTCCGCCTTTCGCTATGTTGACCGCTGAACGCAAACGCCTGATCCTGAACCAGCTCAAAGCCGAAGGACAGGTGCGGGCCGATGCCTTGGCCAAGCGCTTCAAGGTCTCCGAAGACACGATCCGCCGCGACCTTCGCCAGCTCGACCAGGATGGCTTGCTGGAGCGCGTGCATGGAGGTGCGCTGCTCCGCCCCGCTGTGTCGGTCCACTATGCCAGCCGGCAACACCAGTCGCCCGACCTGAAACGTGCCATCGGTGCCGCCGCCGTGCAACTGCTGAAGGCAGGGCAGACGGTGTTGATCGATGCCGGGACGACGCCCCTGTGTGTGGCCGAAGCCATCCCGCCCAGCCTGCCGCTCTCGGTGGTCACGCACAGCCTGCCGGTAGGGCTGGCGTTGAGCGAGCATGCGAGCGTCGAGACGCTGATGGTGGGCGGCACGCTCTCCAAGCCCGCCCGCGCCGCCATGGGGGCCCAAGTGGTCGAGGACTACCGCCAAGTGCGGGCCGATATCTGTATCCTTGGGGTGGCGGGCCTACACGTCGAGGCCGGTGCCACCGCCATCGACCCGGAGGAAGCGTTTGTAAAACGCGCGATGATCCAGCACGCGGCGGCGGTGGTGGCCGTCGCCGCCCCGGAAAAGCTCGGCACCATCGCGCCGCACCTGCTGTGTTCCGCCCAGGCGCTGACGCATCTCGTAACGGGTCCGGCCCCCTGCGAACGCCTCCAGCCCTTCCGCGACGTCGGCATCGAGGTGATCGTAGCGGAAGGGTAGGGGAGGGCACTACACGGTCGGGACCGTTCCCCCGTCGACCACGAATTCGCTGCCGGTGACGGCGGAGGCGGCATCGGAGGCGAGGAACGCGACCACGGCTGCGACTTCCTCCGGTTCGGCGGGGCGACCGAGCGGTATGCCGCCGAGCGCGGCCATCAACTGTTGACGCGCGGTATCTTCGTCGACGCTTTCCGCCTGGGCGAGGCGCGTGACCATGTGCTGAGACGCCAGCGTATTGATCCAGCCGGGCGAGACGGTGTTGATGCGGATGCCGTGGGGGCCGAATTCGTTGGCGAGGCCCTTGCTGTAGGTGCTGAGAGCGGCCTTGGCGGCGGCGTAGGCGAGGGTGCTTTCGTAGAGGGGCAGGCGGCGTTGGATCGACGACACGTGCACGATCGACCCCCGACGCCGCTCCTTCATCGCGGGCAGCAAGGCGCGGTCGAGACGTACGACGGGCCAGAAGTTGAGGTCGAAGTCGCGCTGCCACAGTTCGTCCGTCAGGGCCAGCGCACCGCCGCCGGGGGAAGACGAACCGCCGAGGTTGTGCACGATCACGTCCAGCGCGGGCGTTTCGGCAGTGATGGCCTGCACGACCTTTTCCACGCCTTCCGGCTTGGTGAGGTCGCCCGCGATGAAATGTACCCCCGCAGGCAGGGTTTCCGGCTCTTCGCGGGCGGTCGTATAAACGGTCGCACCCGCGGCGGCAAGGTGGGCGACAATCGCGGCGCCGAGGCCCTTGGTGCCGCCGGTCACGAGGGCGTGGCGCCCGGCGAAAGCGTTGCTGTGGGAGAGGTTTTGCAGATGTGTTGTGTTCATGCCGCGCATTCTACCCCAAGCGACTGTCAACCCTATGTCAGGAGCCTGGGGAGGCCGGTGACGAATCGTGATGGGCGACGAGTGCCCGTGCGGTGGCGGCCAGTTGCAGGCGCAGTTCTGCGGGCTCCAAAACCGCAACTGTAGGGCCAAAGGACAGCAGCCAGCCGATCACCCGTTCCCAGTCCACCACGGCCAGCTCCAGAATCGCGCCCTCCGCCGTCTCGGCCTCGCTGCGGATGCCCTGCCACCATTCGCGCCGCGCACGGTCCAGTTGCGTCGCAGGAAAATGGACCCTTGCCGTCAGCTCCGGCTTGGGCATCGAGCGCAGGTAGTCCTCCACCGTGAAACCCTCGCGTCGCCGGAAGGTCTCGGGCAAGGCTTGCACCTCCCGCATCCGATCCGTCCGGAAATCGCGGAACCCCTCCCGTTCGCGACACCACGCGATCAGGTGCCAGCGGTCGAGGTAGTAGATCAGCGCGTGGGGCTCGACATGGCGGACGCTCGGGGCGGCATTCCACCCTTGGTAGGCAAACTTCAGCACCCGCTGCTGGCCCAGCGCCTCCTGCAGCTCGGCGAGTGCGGCTTCCGCGGGGCGTTTTGGTTGGGCGGTGGCAGCCAGCTGGGCTTCCAGCCGGATCAGGCGCTCCCGGTCTGCCATGGGCAGGGCGGCCTTGATTTTGCGCAGGGCCGACGCCATTTCGGCTACCAGCGAGGGGTCGCTGAACTGGTGGACGAGCAGCCCCACCGTTGCGAGCGCATTGGCCTCCTTGGGCGTAAAGTGGATCGGCGGGAGGCTGAACCCCTTGACCAGCGAATATCCCACGCCCGCCTCCGCCACCAGCGGGATCCCTGCTTCGCTCAGCGCGGCGAGGTCGCGGTAGACCGTGCGCACGCTCAACTCGAAGTGGGCGGCCAGCTCTTCCGCCGTCACCACCCGCTTCTGCTGCAGCCACAACACCAGCGCGAAAAGCCGATCCACACGGTTCATCGTTGATATTTAACTGCGGGCGTGTTCGGGCGTCAATTGAACGGGGATCCGATTTGTTCCACGTGGAGCAATTTCGTAACTACCAGCCCCGCAAGGCCTCGAAACGTTTTGCACATGAAGCTGGCTTAAACAGTCAACTGTGGCACCCCTTCAGGGTGCACTCCTACTTCTGAATGAACCCGGGGTGTCGGTCCGCAGTAGCGGACCTCAACTGCAGGCTAAGAGGTGGCAAGCCTTTGGCTTGCTGGATGATCCAGCATCCTGAAGGGATGCCATCACGTAGCCGGTGGTTGAGGACGCAAGGCGTCCGACACCACCGGACAAAACCGGGCCAGTCTGCACCCTGGAGGGGTGCCACTGCAAAGAGGTTCGCTCAATGAGACGCTAAAGCGCCGTGCTTTATCCTCCCCTCTCCCTAATTCCGTTCCCAGCGGGGGCGGGGGGCTTCGGGGGGCGGGACTTTGAGCAGCACGTCGCGTACGGCGGGGTGGCGGCGCAGGCGACCGAATTGCTGCTGATTGAGGTTCCAGCCGAGCGAGCCGGCGATGTCGGCCACGGCCATCTGGTCGGGGCTGAAGAGCACGCCCACCTTCACGCTGGTCTGGCCGCTTTGGGGCTCCAGCTCTTCGCGCAGGTGGCGCAGGAAGTCGACCGCGACGCCGTCGCCCTCGATCACGAAGGTGAGCTCCTTCACCATGTCGCGCACCGATTTATCCAGCGGCTGGAGGCGTTCGGCCAGCAGTTGCACCTCGTCCGGGCGGCGTGCGACCGTGCCTTCGAGCATCACCAGCGCACCATCTTCGATCAGGTCCTTGTTGCGCTCAAACGAGTCGGCGTAGCAGTTGATCGTGTAGGTGCTCTCGCGGGTGGAGAGCGAGATGATGGCCCACGGGCGGTTGTCTTTGCGCGACAGCTTCTTGGCGACGCCGGTGATGACGCCGCAGAGGCGGTACGGCTCCCGGTTTTCCATCTTCTCGAAATCCCGGCCCTGGAAGGTGTCCATGTGCTCGCAGATGCCCTGGAAGTCGTTCAGCGGGTGTCCGCTCACGTAAAAGCCGAGCAGCTCTTTCTCGAACTGCAGCTTCTCCATCATCGGCATGATGGGGCCTTCGGGCTCGGCGTGACCATTGCCGTTGCGGCTGGGCGCGGGCTCCGGCTCATCCATGCCAAACATGTCGAAGAGGTTGGTCTGGCCGCGTTCCTTGTCGCGCTGGAGGTCCTTGATTTCGTTGAGGATACCGTCGAGCAGGTGAAGGATGGTGCCGCGGTCCTGGCCGAGGTTGTCGAAGGCCCCGGCCTTGATCAGCGCTTCCATCACGCGGCGGTTGGCATGGGCGGAGTCGATGCGCTGGGCGAAGTCCTTGAAGCTGGTAAACGGCCCGTTGGCCTCGCGCTCGGAAATGATCGCGTGGGCAGGGGCCTCGCCTACGCCCTTGATCGCGGCCAGCCCGAAGCGGATCGAGCCCGTCTTGCTGTTGTGCGCCGTCATGACGGGTGTAAACGACTCGCGGGACTCGTTGACATCCGGGCCGAGCACAGGGACGTCGATCGCCTGACACTCTTCGAGGAAGCCGGCCAGCTTTTCCGCGTTGCCCATTTCGCAGCCGAGCACCGCCGCCATGAACTGGACGGGGTAGTTGGCTTTGAGGTAGGCCGTGCGGTAGCTGAGCATCGCGTAGGCGGCCGAGTGCGACTTGTTGAAGCCGTACTGTGCGAACTTCTCCAGAATGCCGAAAATTTCCTCCGCCTTGGAGGCGTTGATGTCGTTCGTCTCCTTGGCGCCCTTGACGAAGATGTCCTTCTGCTCGGCCATGACCGACGCGATCTTCTTGCCCATCGCGCGGCGGAGAATGTCCGCATTGCCGAGGGTGTAGCCGGCGACGATCTGCGCCACCTTCATCACCTGCTCCTGATAGACGAGGATGCCGTAGGTCTCCTGCACCAGTTCGTCGAGCAGAGGGTGGGGGCTCTTGATCTTGGAGGCGTCCTTCTTGCCCTCGATGTATTGCGGGATGAACTGCATCGGGCCCGGGCGGTAGAGCGCGATCAAGGCGATGATCTCCTCGAAGGTGCTCAGGCCGAGTTGGCGACACAGCGCCTGCATCCCGCCGGATTCGAGCTGGAACACGCCCTTGGTCTTGCCCTCGTTCAGCAGTTGGTAAGAGGCTTCGTCCTCCAGCGTGACTTTTTCGATGTCGAACTGCTTGAGGTCGGTCGTGCGGCGGATGTGGTCCTGCGCGTCGCTGATCACGGTGAGAGTCTTCAGGCCCAGGAAGTCTGCCTTGAGCATGCCGAGGTCTTCGACCGGGCCCTTGGCATACTGGGTGGTGAGGTCGCCTTCCTGCAAGGTCACGGGCACGAGATTCGTCAGCGGCTGGTCGCCGATGATGATGCCGCAGGCGTGTTTGCCGGTGTTGCGGACCATGCCTTCGATGACCTTCCCCTGGCGGATGATCTCGCGCACCGTCTGGTTGATCCCCATCTCGGCCTGCAGCTCGCCGCTCTTGGCCACGGCGTCGTCGAGGGAGATGTTGAGGTCGTCGGGCACCATCTTGGCGATGCGGTTGGCCTCGGCAAAGGGCAGGTCGAGCACGCGGGCGAGGTCGCGCACCACCATCTTTGCCCCGAAGGTGCCGTAGGTGATGATGTTGGCCACGCGGTCCTTGCCATACTTGTCGCGCACGTAGTTGACCACCTCGTCGCGGCGGCGCATGCAAAAGTCGACGTCGAAGTCGGGCGGGCTCACGCGTTCGAGGGAGAGCATCCGCTCGAAGAGCAGGCCGAAGCGCAGCGGGTCGATGTCGGTAATTTTGATCAGGTAGGCCACCATACAGCCCGCACCCGAACCCCGACCGGGGCCGACGGGGATGCCTTGCTCGCGGGCCCAGTTGATGAAGTCCCACGTGATAAGGAAGTAGTCGACGAAGCCCGCGCCGGTGATGATCGCCAGCTCGTACTCCAGTTGCTTGCACACTTCGCTGGCGCGCTGGAGGTCGTAGCCCTCGGGCAGCTCGCCGGTGGGGTTGTCGCGCCCCAGTTGCTGCCACTGGTCGTAATCCACCCCGTAGCGTTCCTTGAGGCCGCCCTTGCACAGCTCAAGCAGGTAGGTGCCGTTGGTCGAGAGCCGGGTGCGCTCTTCGGGCGTCAGGGAGATCAGCGGCTTGCCGTCGCGCGAGAGCACCTTGTTCTTTTCCTCCACGTAGATGTCGAGGATGCGGGCGAAGGCGGGCCTGTCTTCCGGGAAGGTGACTTCGATCGGGCGCTCGTAGACGGGGTAATGGTCTTCGCCGAACTTGATCTTGAGGTCGACCATCTCGGCCACGCGCAAGGTGTTGTCGAGCGACTCGGGCACCTCGCGGAACACCTGGAGCATCTCGTCGTAGCTCTTCAGGTAAAACTCGCGGCTCGGGTACTTCATCCGCTTCTCGTCCTTCACCAGCTTGCCCGTCTGGATGCAAAGGAGCGCGTCGTGCGGCTCGCTGTCTTCCTTGTAGACGTAGTGCACGTCGTTGGCGGCGATCACGGGCAGGTCGAACTCCTTGGCCAGCTTGAGCAGGCCGGGGATGATGCGGCGCTGCACGGGCATCCCGTGGTCCTGGATCTCGACGAAGTAGTTTTCCTTGCCGAAGATGTCGATAAACTGGCCCATCGCTTCACGGGCGCCGGCGTAATCGTTGTAGATCAGCTTCTGCGAGGCCACGCCGTTCATGCAGCCGCTGAGGCCGATGATGCCCTTGCTGTAGCGCGCGAGCGTCTCCATGTCGCAGCGCGGGCGGTAGTAGACGCCGTTGACGTGGGCGTCGGAGACCAGCTTGACCAGGTTCTGGTAGCCCTCGAAGTTTTGCGCGATGAGCGTCTTGTGGTGGATCTGATGCTTCGGGTAGCTCTCCGGCCCCAGCTCGTCTTCGGGGATGTCGTTGATGTCGTCGCTGCGCTGGCGGTCGCGCTTGGGGCGGTCGACCTGTTTGTGGTCGTAGACAAGGTAGATTTCGCACCCGATGAGCGGCTTGACCCCTGCCTTGGTCGCGGCCTTGTAAAAATTCATCGCGCCAAAGAGGTTGCCGTGGTCGGTCATGGCCAGAGCCGGCATCCCCAGCTCCTTGCAGCGTTGCATGTAGCGGCTGACCTTGGCGCAGCCGTCCAGCAGCGAGTAATCGGTGTGGCAGTGCAGGTGGACGATGTTCTTTGCGTCGCTCATAGGGTGGGGATAGCTCATCGCGAAGCGGGGGTAGAGGCAAGCGCGACTTTGGCCCCGGATGCGTATGCAGCTGGTGTAGCGGTAGATCGCATACTGGTGGGGTTACGGCCGCAAAAAAAGTTTGCGGGCAACTGGGGATTACACCTTACTGCGGGGGCGTGCTGATTCATGAGGATCATTTATCGGCGGGGGATTTGCA comes from Verrucomicrobiota bacterium JB022 and encodes:
- a CDS encoding SDR family oxidoreductase; amino-acid sequence: MNTTHLQNLSHSNAFAGRHALVTGGTKGLGAAIVAHLAAAGATVYTTAREEPETLPAGVHFIAGDLTKPEGVEKVVQAITAETPALDVIVHNLGGSSSPGGGALALTDELWQRDFDLNFWPVVRLDRALLPAMKERRRGSIVHVSSIQRRLPLYESTLAYAAAKAALSTYSKGLANEFGPHGIRINTVSPGWINTLASQHMVTRLAQAESVDEDTARQQLMAALGGIPLGRPAEPEEVAAVVAFLASDAASAVTGSEFVVDGGTVPTV
- a CDS encoding YafY family protein; translated protein: MNRVDRLFALVLWLQQKRVVTAEELAAHFELSVRTVYRDLAALSEAGIPLVAEAGVGYSLVKGFSLPPIHFTPKEANALATVGLLVHQFSDPSLVAEMASALRKIKAALPMADRERLIRLEAQLAATAQPKRPAEAALAELQEALGQQRVLKFAYQGWNAAPSVRHVEPHALIYYLDRWHLIAWCREREGFRDFRTDRMREVQALPETFRRREGFTVEDYLRSMPKPELTARVHFPATQLDRARREWWQGIRSEAETAEGAILELAVVDWERVIGWLLSFGPTVAVLEPAELRLQLAATARALVAHHDSSPASPGS
- a CDS encoding MFS transporter, whose protein sequence is MLLAAKPIRSTAALQPRWPVAVLFAVNGLGFGVWAGFIPHFQEQLGLSHPELGVPLLALVLGAIISMPLAGSYVAHRGSATLGAPASVLFALALGAITWSSWAQVSLLFTLAAFSFGASKGLLDVAVNTQAVLLEQARQRPVNAFCQACWSLGGLTGGGLVVLISRQEALIIPFLIFTSFLLVGMGFAAHTGLVDDRHNHASDAPKSNVLKALRDSPHLRTLGLLAMLALFSEGVMADWASVYLREAGEVSTAASALGFTSFALAMTIGRFTGDWAIDRLGPVNVLRLGGSLIALGITAAVVAGVAFGSPVGIVLGIISAGLGVSNLVPVLFSAAGKDPIAGAGPGIATVTTMGFGGFLIGPPIIASLSGLIGLPFALLLLIVSGGIIFWSAQRAVAPVRV
- the dnaE gene encoding DNA polymerase III subunit alpha, which gives rise to MSDAKNIVHLHCHTDYSLLDGCAKVSRYMQRCKELGMPALAMTDHGNLFGAMNFYKAATKAGVKPLIGCEIYLVYDHKQVDRPKRDRQRSDDINDIPEDELGPESYPKHQIHHKTLIAQNFEGYQNLVKLVSDAHVNGVYYRPRCDMETLARYSKGIIGLSGCMNGVASQKLIYNDYAGAREAMGQFIDIFGKENYFVEIQDHGMPVQRRIIPGLLKLAKEFDLPVIAANDVHYVYKEDSEPHDALLCIQTGKLVKDEKRMKYPSREFYLKSYDEMLQVFREVPESLDNTLRVAEMVDLKIKFGEDHYPVYERPIEVTFPEDRPAFARILDIYVEEKNKVLSRDGKPLISLTPEERTRLSTNGTYLLELCKGGLKERYGVDYDQWQQLGRDNPTGELPEGYDLQRASEVCKQLEYELAIITGAGFVDYFLITWDFINWAREQGIPVGPGRGSGAGCMVAYLIKITDIDPLRFGLLFERMLSLERVSPPDFDVDFCMRRRDEVVNYVRDKYGKDRVANIITYGTFGAKMVVRDLARVLDLPFAEANRIAKMVPDDLNISLDDAVAKSGELQAEMGINQTVREIIRQGKVIEGMVRNTGKHACGIIIGDQPLTNLVPVTLQEGDLTTQYAKGPVEDLGMLKADFLGLKTLTVISDAQDHIRRTTDLKQFDIEKVTLEDEASYQLLNEGKTKGVFQLESGGMQALCRQLGLSTFEEIIALIALYRPGPMQFIPQYIEGKKDASKIKSPHPLLDELVQETYGILVYQEQVMKVAQIVAGYTLGNADILRRAMGKKIASVMAEQKDIFVKGAKETNDINASKAEEIFGILEKFAQYGFNKSHSAAYAMLSYRTAYLKANYPVQFMAAVLGCEMGNAEKLAGFLEECQAIDVPVLGPDVNESRESFTPVMTAHNSKTGSIRFGLAAIKGVGEAPAHAIISEREANGPFTSFKDFAQRIDSAHANRRVMEALIKAGAFDNLGQDRGTILHLLDGILNEIKDLQRDKERGQTNLFDMFGMDEPEPAPSRNGNGHAEPEGPIMPMMEKLQFEKELLGFYVSGHPLNDFQGICEHMDTFQGRDFEKMENREPYRLCGVITGVAKKLSRKDNRPWAIISLSTRESTYTINCYADSFERNKDLIEDGALVMLEGTVARRPDEVQLLAERLQPLDKSVRDMVKELTFVIEGDGVAVDFLRHLREELEPQSGQTSVKVGVLFSPDQMAVADIAGSLGWNLNQQQFGRLRRHPAVRDVLLKVPPPEAPRPRWERN
- a CDS encoding DeoR/GlpR family DNA-binding transcription regulator, with the protein product MLTAERKRLILNQLKAEGQVRADALAKRFKVSEDTIRRDLRQLDQDGLLERVHGGALLRPAVSVHYASRQHQSPDLKRAIGAAAVQLLKAGQTVLIDAGTTPLCVAEAIPPSLPLSVVTHSLPVGLALSEHASVETLMVGGTLSKPARAAMGAQVVEDYRQVRADICILGVAGLHVEAGATAIDPEEAFVKRAMIQHAAAVVAVAAPEKLGTIAPHLLCSAQALTHLVTGPAPCERLQPFRDVGIEVIVAEG